The genomic DNA TTCTAAATTTCCCCTCCAGTAAACTGCTTCTTGTGTAAATCAAAGACACCATAGCTCTTCCAACATAGCTCTAATGCCaacagaaaggaaaaaaaaaggaactgcTCTACAGGGTAAAAACTACAATATATTTGAGTTGTACACAAGGTTTAATGATTCAATATTGGACCCACCTATCAATGCTGTCAGCAGATTTCAAAGGAACATATGGGTATATAGGGGGGATATGAATtaccaataaataaatgatgaggGAGTTAATGAGAACTCAAGTGTTTTACAAATTGAGTCATTTTCACATTAATTTTGCAAGCAACTTCTTTTTTATTGGGAACAAACAAACCAAtcattttatagaaaatgaaTACTAAAGAACAAGAAGGATGAGCTATCATGCATAAAGAAGAACAACATCAAAACACGACAAGGATAAGGAGAGGTTTTTGCAAGTAACTcatgaattaaaaaaaccaaagcaAGATAAATagctgtattttttttttctacaagataataatcatattttcaaggTTGTGTTAGGATTCACACCACACACAACATAATTCTATCAGCAATGGAGGAAAGAGCCAACAATCAAGAAAATTGCATTGATAAAAAAACTTACAAAGATTGGGTAGCAGACATTCGAGAGGTCTGCAAACTCTCCCCACAGTCTCACTTAACAACTTTTTTCCTGCCTcctccatttttcctttttctttctttttattctcaatCCTCACTAACTCAGCCCCAAAGAACCCAATGCAGTCTAACGGAATCCAGCTCAGCACAACtaacaaaaagcaactaaattacacTAAAAAGGATAAAGGTTGTTCATTGATTATTTCTGGCTCGCCTAGCATATGTGAAATGCACTGGAGGTCTATTAGGTTGATGATCTGGGATTCATTCTTTACGACTCTGAACAGTTTAACTCTTGATTATAGAAAACACCGTTTAGAAGTAGACATGAAGcactcataaataaataaataaataaaaagaagctAGTAAAGTAGTCTTCCCTCACAAGACCATTTTAGCCATGTCACATAATCAGCAGCAATAAAACACAAGGGGAAAATTGCTTTCATTGGCCATATTCCAGATTTCTTTCAAACGTGAGACAAACCACATGTGCATCTACATGCATATTTCCACCACTTAAGCATATCAACCATATGATAACAATCATGTCAATAACTCGTCATTTGGGTGTGAGACAGTTCTTTTCTGATGTGCCTATGATAATTTCGAGATCCAAAAGAAAGTAATAGACTCTAGAGATTGATATCCAAGTAGATATCGTGGGCCTTCATACACTTAAAGGAAGCGATCAGAGAATTGGGTTGCCTgtacaaaaaagaagaaaagaaagaaagaaagaaaaagacaaagtAACCTTTGCAAGACCACCAAGTAGAATCACAGATTTTTGCTCGTTCAGACCCAGCAGTCCTGTGTATGTTGCTTCAACATTTGTTGCCTTGCTGTCATCTATCCAGGTAACTCCATAGGAATCCTTGTGTACTGCAGAATGATACTTAAAATCAGAACATTTGAATCCAAATGATAAAATAACTAATTatggaaattaataaaataatgctggtgcacaaaaaataaaaaataaaaaaacgacTGAACCATCAATGCAAATAAAAAACAGAACTACTCAAAGTTtgattagaaaataaaacatttcaaGGAGATATGCATGGATGTTCAATGACAACAAGATTCAAAGATATTTTtgtccatttttcatttttcactttttattttgtgCTATGTGACTGCGTATCTAATTTTCTGCAGGGAAAACCACTTTGACCagttaaaatatgataaagatCCCAAATTCAAtgcaaataatttaaaattgtgctttcaaatcaagaaaaaatgcACAAGTAGCATTTTCACAAATCAAATATCCAGAAACTTCCTTTTAAGAGGAGGTTATAGATGTAGATTTCTATCAAATTGATTTTGCACATTTCAGATTAGTTAGACACCCAACAACAATACATATTCTGATTTTGCAGAAAAGGAGGTACATCTAACAGGTTCAACACAGATCAGTTTGCAATTTGCTTGAAGTATTTCCCATAAATTACATTCCCAAATCAATATATTGTAACGCTGTCAATTCTCCCAACTAGACAATTCTTGAAAACAGGGAATCATGCCCTATAGATAATAACAGTGTAAAGCAACTGTTTTTTGAAATTGTCAATATAATGTAATGGTATGAGTAGGTCCAAAGGATCTTTCTTTTTGAAAACTACCTTAGTAAGTTTCATATTTATGCAAGAGTAATCCTTGCAACTAATTACAACCATGAGAATTTCTACTCATGAAATTGCAGACTtgcaaatacaaaataataaataaatagagagagagagagagagagtcctATTTGCATAATCAAGTGCAGATTTGATTGTTTCTATTCTAACAGTAAACATTCAGATATTACACTACAGAAACCATCAAACACATGGTTCTGTAAGGATCTCtcgaaagaaaaagaagatggtACAATATAACAAATAAGATGACCATCCATTTCCACTTACCAATCTGCATCCTATGAGGTGGCACCCTCAGTTTTTCAATAGTTGAACTGATGGCTTCAGTATCAATTCCCATATCCAGTCCAAGAACAGATAATGCAGCCACTGCAGCATTGTAATAATTGTGTGTCCCCATCACATTCAAAGCACCCAATTTAAGCTCTGATACAACACCAATAGCAGGAACTCGTAAACTGGCAACCTTTTCCTCCATGTCAACCTTGAGCACATAAGAAACTAATGTCAATGCCACATATGATGAATAAAACAATCCAAAGTGAAGATACATGATGAAGAAAATTCCTTTTCAATcacaaacttaaaaaaatggatTCCCACACATATATAGACACATTGCCCATGTCAATGGGTGCAGTACTCAAGTTTAAATATGCCAATTTGGGGCATTTCTAGCATCAAAATAGTAAGCATCAAAGAGTTTGATGTCCCACCATGAAATTGGATTGATATCTTAGATGGCAACCCCTCTTATTGGGCCTCCGTATTATTGTTTTGATAGGCTGTTCTCTTTCTTAAATATTTACTCACAAAACTACTAAGCTGGAAACATGccattttgagaaatttgagtACTCAAATCCAAGATTTTCCTAATATATATTAGAACTGAGACATTTCTTACTTTGACACCTGGAAAGGCTCCTATCCAAGCTAGGTTAACTTCATTCACAAGTTCCTCCATTGCTTCATTCAAGAGCTTGTTACCTAGACAAATTATATAATTGGCAGTTATAAATAAACTTTCGTAAGTTACAGAAAAGAATGAGAACCAACAAGATTTAAGAAACTAACAAAAGAAACCACATGCCAAAAACAAAGGTATGATAACAGGCTAACTGTCAAAACCATGAAGGGTGTTCTTAGCACCCTCTGCTTAAATATTCACTCATGGGATTCAAAATTGTCAGCCTCGTTTATGAATGTAGTCATATGCACTAGTACACAAGATTCATGCTTCACATTCCTTAAGAATACATTCAGAAACTGTATTAAGATCAATCTAATTTAACTGAAGGAAAACTTATGTTCTGTAAGTGAGGGTGTGTAGACAAAGAGATCtaattaacaatttaaataGTGTACTATTTTAAATCGAAAATACCAAAAGGTAGAATTCCCAGCTTGCTGTTGGTCATGTGAGAAAGTAAGCGACACTTGGTGATTGCATAGTTCTTCATTGTTTTGTGCCTTTCCAGATGATCAGATGTGAGGTTTAAAACCACAGCAACCTGAAAATATGctcataaaattaataaataggaaataaaaacaaaaaacaaagccAATATGATGGTGCTTGGGAGGTTGTAATGCAATATCCTAGAACCCACTCACTGAAGGGCAGAAGTGCTTGTTAGGAACTTCCAGTTGATAACTGCTAACCTCCACAACTGCAACCTGGAAATTTGTTGTAACATCAGTTTAGCAAGTAACTATCTTGACCTTCAGAAAAGTAGATCAAACCTTCAAGAAACAactaaatcataaactaaacaCTTTGTGGATGGGGTGACATGCAAAAAATCATGACATAAATACAATCGGCTGGAAAGAAACTGTCAACCAAAACAATCAAATTACCTGTACAGGTTTTGGAGAAGGACACGTCAAACATTGGATAGCAGCTTCCGAGAGTGGAATCCCAAGGTTCCCCCCAACAAATACCTCAATGCCTAAATGACTAAGTATCTGGTCAAAACAACAGAAAAATGACTAAGATATTGTCATCAATTAATTCCTATAGCAGTGAGGTGAGTTTAGAACAAACAGAAAGAACTAAGTTACAGGAGCAACAAAATTGTTTCAAGACTCTTTTTTATAGATACAAAGCCAAGATGAATATATCCATTTTCACAAATATATCAGTAATTTCATTTTACAGATACAGGGATATATTAGGAAATATTGGtggaaattttgacaaaaaaattgaTGGGACAAAAATTGATTATGGAAATGTTGGcagaaactccaaaaaatgatagaataaGCAAGAATAGGATATAATTTGTCATATTCGACAATAATATCATATGCGCTTATAAGAGAGtacattaaatatttgatttcattaaatgtCAACAATCTCATCTTGTTAAAGATAATATTGGTACAAAAGACATAAAGTTTCAATCATGCTGATTGTATGTATGaacgtacaatgcaaaggtaTTTTGAGTTCTACCTACTACCTCTCCGTGGATGGGAAACTAAAGATTCTCCCATGTATTTGTTTCAAATCCTCCTTGTATTTGATATGGAATGTGGTATGACATTTTTGTAGGAGGattgttaaaaatatcataatcttCATTAGTTGAATTTGAAcctattgaatattttttaggaGGTTAATCATAACCCATAGTATAAGAGGGATAGATATTGGCTAAAATTGTTGGTCGCATTTGATGAGTCACTGAATTAAAAATGTATAGATGGAaatgttcataaaaaaaaaatcgatagaatacaaattgatcaaaactcatggaaatattAGAGAaagttccaaaaaaataataaaataagcaagaatatatACATGTTGAAGTTTTTATTGAAATGTAATTGACATATATTTGTGATATTCAACAATAACATCATGTGCgatgataataaatataaattttgcaTGTGTACACTCAAGTTAATGTACATTAAAtacttgatttcattaaatgtCAAATCatttatacatattatattGTAATGAACCTAATGGTcttttagtaccaaaatgaagTTTGATGTGATTCCATTGCAATGTTAGATGAAGGAATCTCATCTTGTCATAAACAATATTAGTACAAAGACATAGGGTTTCAATAATATTAATTGTAAATACAAACATATCATGCATAGGTATAAAGTC from Vitis riparia cultivar Riparia Gloire de Montpellier isolate 1030 chromosome 8, EGFV_Vit.rip_1.0, whole genome shotgun sequence includes the following:
- the LOC117920741 gene encoding UDP-N-acetylmuramoylalanine--D-glutamate ligase-like isoform X3, translated to MKIRFPSRKNQTLIFKSHHSEKTIPRTVQCCAPTFDLKGKSVAVIGLGKSGRAATKLALARGASVIAIDQNENLSLLELNPLFEKHGHLKTVLGHFDTKLLKDADMVVVSPGVPLESHGLSFLLQSGKRVLSELDFAAEILPRSIKILAVTGTNGKSTVATFSGQILSHLGIEVFVGGNLGIPLSEAAIQCLTCPSPKPVFQVAVVEVSSYQLEVPNKHFCPSVAVVLNLTSDHLERHKTMKNYAITKCRLLSHMTNSKLGILPFGNKLLNEAMEELVNEVNLAWIGAFPGVKVDMEEKVASLRVPAIGVVSELKLGALNVMGTHNYYNAAVAALSVLGLDMGIDTEAISSTIEKLRVPPHRMQIVHKDSYGVTWIDDSKATNVEATYTGLLGLNEQKSVILLGGLAKVSNSQEPNGFEQLVEPLKYHRCVITGMQLFSVQVVQALMNSEILSTGGRSFRSWSSHQNKSWLANLLWKADE
- the LOC117920741 gene encoding UDP-N-acetylmuramoylalanine--D-glutamate ligase-like isoform X4 is translated as MKIRFPSRKNQTLIFKSHHSEKTIPRTVQCCAPTFDLKGKSVAVIGLGKSGRAATKLALARGASVIAIDQNENLSLLELNPLFEKHGHLKTVLGHFDTKLLKDADMVVVSPGVPLESHGLSFLLQSILSHLGIEVFVGGNLGIPLSEAAIQCLTCPSPKPVFQVAVVEVSSYQLEVPNKHFCPSVAVVLNLTSDHLERHKTMKNYAITKCRLLSHMTNSKLGILPFGNKLLNEAMEELVNEVNLAWIGAFPGVKVDMEEKVASLRVPAIGVVSELKLGALNVMGTHNYYNAAVAALSVLGLDMGIDTEAISSTIEKLRVPPHRMQIVHKDSYGVTWIDDSKATNVEATYTGLLGLNEQKSVILLGGLAKVSNSQEPNGFEQLVEPLKYHRCVITFGFSGPLIQKTLSDNGLSIPCFEAANLEDAVNCARSVARYGDAVVLSPGCASFDEFRNFEHRGKVFQELVFSSE